A window of Methylocaldum szegediense genomic DNA:
AAAAAATATATAACCATGTGGCATATCTCCAACTTAGGTTAGATTGGGATCAAACCTAAATACTCCAATTTCCTGGGAAACCAAGGTCTTTTATATCAGAGGGACAATATCCGCCGTACGCCGTTTTGGAGGATGGTTAGGTGTCACGTCCCGTATGATTATTTACCCAGAAGGAGTTATGCTCTGTTCGAAGCCCGGAGCCTTCTCCAGGAGATCTTTGGTTCGTCCAAGTAAGGTCCATCACCATGCAGATTCGTCTTCATAAGAACGCCCGTACCACCCCAGCCGTTCGGCAGGCCATTCAAGCGTCCACGTTGAGCGAGCGCGCCTTGGCCCAAAAGCATGGCATTAGCCGAACGACCGTCCGCAAGTGGAAACACCGCTCCTCGGTCGAAGATGCCTCACACCGGCCCCACACCCTCAGAACCACGCTCACGCCCGCCCAGGAAGCCATCGTGGTCTACCTCCGCCAAGCTCTGCTCCTCCCCTTGGATGATCTCCTGGCCGTGACCCGGGAATTTCTCAATCCCGCCGTGTCCCGTTCCGGGCTAGACCGCTGCCTGCGCCGCCACGGGGTGGCGTCCCTCAAGACCCTGCTTCCGCCTACAGAGAAGGCGAAGGTCAAACCCTTCAAGGCCTATGAGCCCGGCTTCCTTCACCTGGATGTTAAGTACTTGCCCGCCATCGACGGCGAACCCCGCCGATACCTGTTCGTCGCCATCGACCGCGCCACCCGCTGGGTCTATGTCGCCCTCAAGCCCAACCGCACCGCCTTAAGCGCAAAGGACTTCCTCAAAGCGGTGATTCAGGCCGCGCCTTTCCGCATCCAGAAATGCCTGACCGACAACGGCTCGGAGTTTACCGACCGTTTCCTGATCCGAACTCGGCAGTCCTCGGGGACGCATGAGTTTGACCGCCTCTGTACTGAACAAGGCATCGAACATCGCCTGATTCCGCCGGGCCGGCCCCAAACGAATGGCCTGGTGGAACGCTTCAATGGCCGCATCGAGGAGGTGTTGCAAACCCATCACTTCGATTCAACCGCCGATCTGGACACCACCCTGCACCGCTATGTCGAGCTGTACAATCATCACATTCCCCAAAAGGCCTTAGGCCATCTCACCCCGATCCAGGCTCTCAAAAACTGGCAACTGTCCCATCCTCATCTTTTTCGAAAGAAGGTTTACGATCTTGCGGGACCTGACAGTTAGGGACATGATCGCCGTTCCATTGCTTCCGACTGTCTCGCTGGGGGTGAGATATGATGTTCACGATTGATCGGGTTGCGAGTTTCTTTCGGGTTTGTTGGCGATGCGCGGCGTCGGTCGCTTGGAAGCGCTTAGGTAAAGTGCTGTGCCCAGACCAGCCAGTAAGGCCACGAAACCCGCAGTCCACGCTGTTTTTCGTCTACGGATTTGCCGGTACGGTTCGAGCCAGCCGCCATGCACCGTGTCGAATTCGGGCATGGGTTCGAAAAGATTTCCCGGCGAATTTCGGTCGGGTTTGTCTTGAAAGTGACGTCGCTCGACCTTACGTGCCACGATCCGTTCCGCCAACGGGGGCACAAAAGTCCGCATGGCGATCATCCGCCCCGCGTTGCCTACCGTGACCTCTCTCTTAGGATGGCGGATGGTTTCCAGAATCGCCTCTGCTACTTCTTCCGGCGCATACACCGGCGGCATCGCCTGAACTGCTTTCCCGGAATAGTTGGCGGCATGCTGGAACAGGGGCGTGTCGATGGTCGCGGGCAGAATCATGCACACGCGAATGTCGGGCTCGTCTCGAAGCTCCATGCGCAAGCTTTCCGAAAATCCGGTGACCGCGAACTTGCTGGCGACATAGGCACTGGCATAAGGCGCCGCGACTTTCCCTTCGACGGAGGCCACATTAATCAAAACGCCGTGGCCTTGTTTGCGGAAATAGGGCAGAACCGCCCGTGCGCCGTATACATAACCGAAAAAGTTGGTTTCCATGACACGCCGGAATGCATCCGCGGGCGCGTCCTCGAACCGAGATAGCATGGTGACTGCAGCATCGTTCACCCAGGCGTCGATACGCCCGTATGTCTCGACCGCGCGGCGCGCTAATTGTTTAACTTGTTCTTCGTCGGTGACGTCGGTTCTTACTGCCAGCGCGCGTCCTCCGATTTGTTCGCACTCGCGGGCGACTTCATGTAATACGTCCGCTTGGCGGGCTGCCAGCACGACGGTTCCATGTTGCTCGGCGAGCTTCATCGCCGTCGCTCTGCCGATGCCGCTGGATGCTCCGGTTATGACGGTCACGGAATCGGCGATATTCAAACGCATGGAAACGCGCCTCCAGTTTCGGCGAGCTCGGATTTGGAATGACCTGTACGATCCGCAGAAACAAGTCAGGCGCGGTAAACAGAATGCGGCGACGGGCCCGCCGCCGTTCTGTGGCCGCGCCCCATTCGCTTCAGGCGCTTCCGATGAATTTGTTTAAAACGTTCAGGTGCTGCTGTTGCCTCGGCAGCAGTGTCGTTTGAATCAAGTTCCGAATGTCGCTCGGCATGTCGGCTTCCTGCAAAGCCTCTTGATAGTCCTCGATGCCGTTTTCTTCGCCCTGGCGTAGAGCGGTGAGAGCCGCTTTGTCGCCCAGGAGCTTGACTGCGCCCATGACCATTTTCGACCAGGAACCCCAAGCGCCGGAATCTTCCGTGGGACGACCTCCCTGTTGGAGGATTCGCTCTCTCAGCTTGTTGGCCGAGTCCCGATGGTCTTCGCAGATCGAGGCAATTTGCTGCAACTCGCCGGTTTGCGGCTCGCCGCGCAATTTATCCAAGGCTTGCTGATAGGTTTCAACGGCGGATATTTCAGCGCGCAACAGCTTGTTAAGTCTGGATGCTTCCCATGGCATAAACGTCTCCTGTTGTTTCCGACTGATGCCGGTGGAGCCGGCCATTAGGTGACGCTGGCTTCGCCGGTTACAGCGATGTCTTCGGCATCGGCTTCTTCAAAGATGTCTTTAACCTTGGAACGCTCGTCACTGTCGTCAGTATGCACGGAAATCAGAATATTTCCGTCTTTGATTTTTCCCTCGTAACGCTTGGCCTCGTACTCGGGAATGCCCATGCCGACCAGTGCTCCGACCAGCCCGCCAGTCGCGCCGCCGATAGCGGCTCCGCTCAAAGCGGCCATGATCGGGCCAGCCGCAATGAACGGCCCCACACCCGGTATGGCCAAAGTACCCAGCCCGGCCAGCCAACCCAGTATGGCACCGACTCCCATGCCTGCGACTCCCCCGGCGGTAGCGCCTTCCGGTGCCTTGGTATGTTGCTCGTGGACAAAGTCCTTGGTAGTCGACTTGTCGGGGAAGAGGACCGAAATGTCGTTGTTAGAGAAGCCCGACGCTTTCAGTCGGTCGATAATTGATTCGGCCTGATCTCTCGTTCTGGCGATGCAGAAAACGGCTTTTTTCATGTCAATCTCCTTGCAAAAGAATGCGTGATGATCATCTATGTTCGGGAATGCCGAAACGGAATGATCTACTGTTTAGATTGGAGCGAAATAGGGAAGAAGATTTGAAGTCGATAGCATTTCAAGCGTTCTTTCTCCAATATTCAGGACGCCGGCTGACGACATATATCGCTCGTGCCCGTGATAAAGAATGCGAGCATGACGACATCATCGTCAGTCCGGCTTGAAATTCCCTTTTACATCTTCATGCCTTCGATTTGCTTTTCGGCTTCCTCACGGGCTATTCCATATCTTTCTTGAATCTTGCCGATCAGTTTTTCTCTTTCGCCATTGATCTCATCGAGTTCGTCGTCGGTCAAGCGACCCCATTGTGCTTTAATGGTGCCTTTGACTTGTTTCCAGTTTCCTTTTACTTGATCCCAATTCATGATAATCCTCCAAAGAATCCACCATCGAATAAGGCATGCCGCCTTAGGTGGTCCATAAATGAGTACATATACGTATTGATGGTATATGAAACTTTCCTTGACCGTGTTTAC
This region includes:
- a CDS encoding IS481 family transposase, with translation MQIRLHKNARTTPAVRQAIQASTLSERALAQKHGISRTTVRKWKHRSSVEDASHRPHTLRTTLTPAQEAIVVYLRQALLLPLDDLLAVTREFLNPAVSRSGLDRCLRRHGVASLKTLLPPTEKAKVKPFKAYEPGFLHLDVKYLPAIDGEPRRYLFVAIDRATRWVYVALKPNRTALSAKDFLKAVIQAAPFRIQKCLTDNGSEFTDRFLIRTRQSSGTHEFDRLCTEQGIEHRLIPPGRPQTNGLVERFNGRIEEVLQTHHFDSTADLDTTLHRYVELYNHHIPQKALGHLTPIQALKNWQLSHPHLFRKKVYDLAGPDS
- a CDS encoding SDR family oxidoreductase; translated protein: MRLNIADSVTVITGASSGIGRATAMKLAEQHGTVVLAARQADVLHEVARECEQIGGRALAVRTDVTDEEQVKQLARRAVETYGRIDAWVNDAAVTMLSRFEDAPADAFRRVMETNFFGYVYGARAVLPYFRKQGHGVLINVASVEGKVAAPYASAYVASKFAVTGFSESLRMELRDEPDIRVCMILPATIDTPLFQHAANYSGKAVQAMPPVYAPEEVAEAILETIRHPKREVTVGNAGRMIAMRTFVPPLAERIVARKVERRHFQDKPDRNSPGNLFEPMPEFDTVHGGWLEPYRQIRRRKTAWTAGFVALLAGLGTALYLSASKRPTPRIANKPERNSQPDQS
- a CDS encoding DUF2383 domain-containing protein; this encodes MPWEASRLNKLLRAEISAVETYQQALDKLRGEPQTGELQQIASICEDHRDSANKLRERILQQGGRPTEDSGAWGSWSKMVMGAVKLLGDKAALTALRQGEENGIEDYQEALQEADMPSDIRNLIQTTLLPRQQQHLNVLNKFIGSA
- a CDS encoding DUF3341 domain-containing protein, whose protein sequence is MKKAVFCIARTRDQAESIIDRLKASGFSNNDISVLFPDKSTTKDFVHEQHTKAPEGATAGGVAGMGVGAILGWLAGLGTLAIPGVGPFIAAGPIMAALSGAAIGGATGGLVGALVGMGIPEYEAKRYEGKIKDGNILISVHTDDSDERSKVKDIFEEADAEDIAVTGEASVT
- a CDS encoding CsbD family protein, with translation MNWDQVKGNWKQVKGTIKAQWGRLTDDELDEINGEREKLIGKIQERYGIAREEAEKQIEGMKM